The following are encoded in a window of Leptospira ellinghausenii genomic DNA:
- a CDS encoding RelA/SpoT domain-containing protein, whose protein sequence is MTWTSSKYSKNQIDKAGEYLKKGLFISPDYEESLEILNNFRTCHGYPINTFNATLRGKLNELNKEYFVSQRLKRIPSIISKLNRISGMRLSRMQDLGGLRAVLKNITEVNKLVKIYRHLPFTHQLINEKDYINNPKESGYKSHHLVYKYCNPRNPAYDGLSLELQIRTKLQHSWATAVETMGTFLDYSLKSSEGPSEWLEYFSLVSSAFSAIEKTPVIEKHSKIKIDTLQKEVRKETQRLNVIQKLNSYKIAINSISSEAKKGKYYLVILRPSENIVSIKRYSQSELDIANDDYIKEERMITPENLRQVVLVSSSSLSTLKKAYPNYFLDTNEFIKYLRKV, encoded by the coding sequence ATGACTTGGACATCATCAAAATATTCAAAGAATCAAATTGATAAAGCAGGCGAGTATCTCAAAAAGGGATTATTTATTTCTCCAGACTACGAAGAATCATTAGAAATTCTAAATAATTTTAGAACTTGTCATGGATATCCAATTAATACCTTTAATGCAACTTTAAGAGGGAAGCTAAATGAATTAAATAAGGAATATTTTGTATCCCAAAGACTCAAAAGGATACCCTCAATAATTTCCAAATTAAATAGAATAAGCGGAATGCGACTATCGAGAATGCAGGATTTGGGGGGTTTAAGGGCTGTATTAAAAAATATAACAGAGGTCAATAAACTTGTAAAGATTTATAGACACCTACCATTCACTCATCAATTAATAAACGAAAAAGATTACATAAATAACCCGAAGGAATCGGGGTATAAAAGCCATCATTTAGTTTATAAATACTGTAATCCAAGAAATCCGGCATATGATGGATTATCTTTAGAATTACAAATTAGAACTAAACTTCAACATTCATGGGCTACTGCGGTCGAAACTATGGGAACATTCTTAGATTATTCACTGAAATCAAGCGAAGGTCCAAGTGAATGGCTCGAGTATTTCTCACTTGTAAGTTCAGCATTTTCAGCAATTGAAAAAACGCCCGTGATTGAAAAACACAGTAAAATAAAAATAGATACATTGCAAAAGGAGGTGAGAAAAGAAACTCAAAGACTCAATGTAATACAAAAACTAAATAGTTACAAAATTGCAATAAACTCTATCTCCTCAGAAGCTAAAAAAGGGAAATATTATTTGGTGATTCTTAGACCTAGTGAAAACATTGTATCTATCAAAAGATATTCTCAATCCGAACTAGATATAGCAAATGATGATTATATAAAAGAAGAGAGAATGATAACTCCGGAAAATTTAAGACAAGTAGTGTTAGTTTCATCCAGCTCTCTTTCTACATTAAAGAAAGCATATCCTAATTATTTTCTAGATACAAATGAATTTATAAAATATTTAAGGAAAGTATAA